Below is a genomic region from Flavobacterium ginsengisoli.
CTTTAAAAAAAAATCTGCAGAATCTGTTTAAATCTGCAGAATCTGCGTGAAACAAAAAAACTTAGTGCCTTTGAGTCTTTGTGGCATTAAAAAAAATAAAAAATATGAAAAAGAAATCTATAATCGCGATCCTAATTTTCTGTATTTCCTTAACAGTTTCTGCGCAGAAAATTTACGACGTTAAAAAATACGGAGCAAAAGGAGACGGAAAAACCAACGATGCTGCAGACCATTCAGAAAGCAATTGATGAATGCAGTAAAACAGGCGGAAGAGTTTTAATTCCAGCACCATTTACCTTTTTGGCGGGACCAATTGATGTAAAATCAAAAGTAGATTTGCATATTGAAGCCGGAGCAAAATTATTAGCAAGTCCAGATGAGAAACTGTACACCAAAAGTGCTTTTAGAACCAATCCAGGCGAAGGAACGATTTGGATTGGAGGAGAAAATATAGAAGATTTTACCATTAGTGGAAGCGGCAAAATAGACGGAAACGGAATTTCTTTTATGGGAGCAGAGGAAGATGATGCCTATATTTTAAAACCGTTTAATGTATTAGATCCAAGACCGCACGTTCTAACAATTATTGGAGGAAAAAATATCAGAATCAAAGATGTTCATATCGGAAATTCAGCTTATTGGACTGTGCATTTAATTGGTTGTAATGATGTTGTAATTAGCGGAATTACTTTATTGAACAGCTTAAAAGTCCGTAACAGCGATGGAATTGATTTAGACCATTCTAAAAATGTTAGAATCAGTGATTGTTATATCGAAAGCGGTGATGATTGCATTTGTTTAAAAAACAGAAGAGAATTTGAAGAATTTGGCGCTTGCGAAAATATTACAGTAACCAATTGTACCATGACAAGCAGCAGCTGCGCTATTAAAATTGGTTCAGAAAATATGGATGCTATCAGACAAGTGGTTATTAATAATTGCATCATTAAAAATAGTAATCGAGCTTTAGGTATTCAAAATCGTGATGAAGGGACGGTAAGCGACGTTATTTTTTCTAATATTATTATCGAAAGTAAATTAAACACTGATACTTGGTGGGGAAAAGCAGAACCGATTTATGTAACAGCTTTTAGCAGAGCAAAAGGAAACCATAAAGACGCAAATTGGCGTTTTCCAAAAGGTGCGACAGAAGGTAAGGTCGGAGAAATTAAGAATATCTATTTCTCGAATATCCAATGTACAGGAGAAAATGGTGTGTTTGTAAGCGGAGAATCAAAAGATAAAATCAAGAATATTGTTTTTGAAAACGTTAGCGTTTACATGGATAAAACGACTTCTTTCCCTGGCGGATTATATGACAGACGTCCTGCAAATGTGGAAGGTTTTGTAAAAGGAAGCACTTCGGGTTTTTATTTTGATACTGCCGAAAGTATAAAAGTTAAGAATTGCACGGTTCAATGGGGGAAAAACAAACCAGAATATTATAAATATGCTGTAGAAAGTAAAAATGTTGATATTTTAAAAGTGGTTAGTTTAGATGGAGAATCAGCTTTTCCAAATAAATATGAGGCTGTTAAAAAGTGACGTAATCTTGTAGAAAAATTATAAGTGTAAAATTCACAATAAATTTTTGTAAAGTGATACTTTTCAAACTTTAAGCATAGCGTTTAGAATGATTAATTAATATATTGCAAGTATATTCTCAATATAAAAACAGTACAATGAAAAGAAATGTAATTTCAACATTATTCATAAGTGGTTTACTATTTAGTAGTATTTATGGAAATGCCCAAAAAGCGACTTTAGAAGTTGATGCTTCCAAAACAATAACCAAAATTCAGCCAACCATGTTCGGTTTGTTTTTTGAAGACATCAATTTTGCTGCAGATGGTGGACTTTATGCCGAAATGATTAAAAACAGATCCTTTGAATTTGAAAAACCTTTAATGGGATGGGAGCAACCTAAATCGAACAGGTCTTCGATGAATAAGGAATCTGGAATGGCCGTACCTATCAACATAGCTTCAAATAATACTAATTTTTGCAGAGTTGAGATTAATAATGATAAAGGCTACGCTTTAATAAATGAAGGTTTCAGAGGAATGGGAGTGAAGAAGGATGCTAAATACAATCTTTCTTTAAAAGCTGCGAATCATAATGGAGCAATAAAAAAAATTATTGTTCAATTAATAGATAAAGATCAAAAGGTAATTGGAGAAACAAGCATTGTTCCAAAATCAGATCAATGGACGAATTATACAGCACAGCTTATTGGTACTCAAACAGAAGCAAAAGCAAAATTAAAACTAACTTTTGAAGGAACGGGAATTATTGATTTAGACATGATTTCGCTTTTTCCTGAAGATACTTGGAAAGGCAGAAAAAACGGACTTAGAAAAAGATCTTGTACAGCTTTTGTATGATGTAAAACCTGGATTTTTGCGTTTTCCAGGAGGTTGTATTGTAGAAGGTAGAACACTTTCAGATCGTTACCAATGGAAAAAATCGGTTGGGAATGTGGAAGAAAGAAAGACAATGATGAATCGTTGGAATGTCGAATTCAACCACAAGCAAACTCCAGATTATTTTCAAAGTTTCGGATTAGGATTTTACGAATATTTTCAGCTTTCAGAAGATATTGGTGCAGAACCGCTACCTATTTTAAGTTGCGGAATGGCTTGTCAATACAATACAGGAGAATTGGCTCAAATGGATGAATTAGATCCATACGTTCAAGATGCTTTAGATTTAATCGAATTTGCTAACGGTGCAGTTACTACAAATTGGGGAAAAATCCGTTCAGACATGGGGCATCCAAAACCATTTAATTTAAAATATATCGGAGTTGGTAATGAACAATGGGGACCAGCTTACATTGAAAGATATAAAGTTTTTGAACAAGCCATAAAAGCAAAATATCCTAATATTATTATTGTGTCTGGAAGCGGACCTTCTCCAAAAGGTGAACATTTTGATTATGCAATGCAAGAACTTAAAAAACTTAACGCAGAACTGGTAGACGAACATTATTACGAAAGTCCGAAATGGTTTAGAGAAAATGCAGGACGTTACGATAATTATGATAGAAAAGGGCCAAAAATATTTGCAGGAGAATATGCTTGCACAAAGTGTTTCTGGAGCAAACCCAAATAATAGAAACAATTGGGAATGTGCTTTCTCTGAAGTCGCTTTTATGACAGGTTTAGAAAGAAATGCAGAAGTTGTTCAGTTAACTTCTTACGCACCTTTGATGGCGCATGAAGATGCTTGGCAATGGACACCAGATATGATTTGGTTTAATAATCTGCAATCTTATGGATCAGCCAATTATTATGTACAGCAATTGTTTTCGACCAATAAAGGAACAGATTTATTAAGCATTACAAAAGACGGAAAAGCGTTAATTGGTCAGAATGATTTGTATGCATCGGCGGTAAAAGACGCAAACAGCAAAGAAATTATTATAAAATTGGTCAATACTGCTGCATCAAGCCAAGAAGTGAATATTAATTTAAAAGGCGCAAAATTAAGTACGAAAGGAACAATAATAAGATTGGCAAGTGCAAGTACACAAGATGAAAACACTTTTGCAGAACCTAAAAAAATTACACCAAAAGAAAGTGAATACAAAGTGATAAAAGGAAAACAAGATTTAAATCTTCCTGCTTATTCGGTAACGGTCTTAAAATTGAAAATGAACTAATTAATTGTAAATTATTAATAGAAATACC
It encodes:
- a CDS encoding glycoside hydrolase family 28 protein: MLQTIQKAIDECSKTGGRVLIPAPFTFLAGPIDVKSKVDLHIEAGAKLLASPDEKLYTKSAFRTNPGEGTIWIGGENIEDFTISGSGKIDGNGISFMGAEEDDAYILKPFNVLDPRPHVLTIIGGKNIRIKDVHIGNSAYWTVHLIGCNDVVISGITLLNSLKVRNSDGIDLDHSKNVRISDCYIESGDDCICLKNRREFEEFGACENITVTNCTMTSSSCAIKIGSENMDAIRQVVINNCIIKNSNRALGIQNRDEGTVSDVIFSNIIIESKLNTDTWWGKAEPIYVTAFSRAKGNHKDANWRFPKGATEGKVGEIKNIYFSNIQCTGENGVFVSGESKDKIKNIVFENVSVYMDKTTSFPGGLYDRRPANVEGFVKGSTSGFYFDTAESIKVKNCTVQWGKNKPEYYKYAVESKNVDILKVVSLDGESAFPNKYEAVKK